A part of Bradysia coprophila strain Holo2 unplaced genomic scaffold, BU_Bcop_v1 contig_588, whole genome shotgun sequence genomic DNA contains:
- the LOC119083327 gene encoding acyl-lipid (8-3)-desaturase-like: MERKEIIFDGYFYDVTEFIKRHPGGSIILDYTKPGEDGTHAIQQFHHRSFDKVKKMMGSFKKRPVMDSDLELDPQVLKKNRALSEDFTKLYKDLVKEGFFEPSHTYNAVRMVELLAMWYVGYLLLQWPYNVAKYAGLFLIALSQGRVGWVGHECGHYSFLGFPKFDRYFQIFLHGTIGGASATWWRRGHNRHHAMPQRLNHDIDLSTVPLLAYNTKVVKNNAEGKGFLIRHQTYFFPIVSPLLGGIFWRFYKVPKFLIKNRLYTEILALIAHYVIYLYLVGFSVWFFSSWMAASFTFLNFALSHTYLPVTTQPTHWVEYALVHTADVEQTPLV; the protein is encoded by the exons ATGGAGAGGAAGGAGATAATATTTGATGGCTATTTCTACGATGTTACCGAATTTATCAAAAGACATCCAGGAGGAAGTATAATTTTAGATTATACAAAACCTGGCGAGGATGGTACCCATGCGATTCAACAATTCCATCATCGATCTTTTGACAAAGTCAAGAAAATGATGGGATCGTTCAAGAAACGCCCAGTGATGGACAGTGATC TCGAATTAGACCCTCAAGTGCTGAAAAAGAATCGCGCCCTATCAGAAGATTTTACAAAGCTCTACAAGGACCTGGTTAAGGAAGGATTTTTCGAACCTTCTCATACATACAATGCTGTACGCATGGTAGAGTTGCTGGCGATGTGGTATGTTGGATACTTACTGCTACAATGGCCATACAATGTTGCTAAATATGCGGGATTATTTTTGATTGCTTTGTCGCAAGGACGCGTCGGTTGGGTGGGACACGAGTGTGGTCACTATTCTTTCTTAGGATTTCCAAAGTTCGATcgatatttccaaattttcttgcACG GAACCATTGGAGGCGCTTCCGCAACTTGGTGGAGACGGGGACATAATCGGCACCACGCAATGCCACAACGGTTGAACCATGACATTGATCTGAGCACAGTTCCATTGTTGGCGTACAACACAAAAGTTGTGAAAAACAATGCTGAAGGCAAGGGATTTCTCATTAGGCATCAG ACATACTTCTTCCCAATTGTCAGTCCTTTGTTAGGCGGAATATTTTGGAGATTTTACAAAGTACCCAAATTCCTCATCAAAAACAGGCTGTACACAGAAATATTGGCATTGATTGCACATTATGTCATTTACTTATATTTAGTTGGTTTTTCGGTTTGGTTTTTTTCGTCCTGGATGGCTGCTTCCTTCACATTCCTAAACTTTGCTTTGAGTCACACTTACTTGCCGGTTACGACACAACCAACTCATTGGGTTGAATACGCTCTAGTGCATACTGCAGACGTTGAACAAACACCGCTGGTGTGA
- the LOC119083326 gene encoding acyl-lipid (8-3)-desaturase-like isoform X4: MERKEIIFDGYFYDVTEFIKSHPGGSIILDYTKPGEDGTHAIQQFHHRSFDKVKKMMGSFKKRPVMDIDHPQVLKKNRALSEDFTKLYKDLVREGYFEPSHTYNAVRMVELLAMWYVGYLLLQWPYKVAKYAGIFMIGFSQGRVGWVGHECGHYSFLGFPKFDRYFQMFLHGTIGGASATWWRRGHNRHHAMPQRLNHDIDLSTVPLLAYNKKVVKNNAEGKGFLIMHQTYFFPLVSPLLGGIFWRFYKVPKFLIKNRLYTEILALIAHYVIYLYLVGFWVGFFSSWMAASYIFLNFALSHTYLPVTTQPMHWVEYALVHTADVEQTRWCDYWMGFLNYQIEHHLFPAMPQFRQPLIIDRVKTLAKKHNLPYICYSYAEAIRQTYLNLHKVSQELIDAE, translated from the exons ATGGAGAGGAAGGAGATAATATTTGATGGCTATTTCTATGATGTTACCGAATTTATCAAAAGTCATCCAGGAGGAAGTATTATTTTAGATTATACAAAACCTGGCGAGGATGGTACCCATGCAATTCAACAATTCCATCATCGATCTTTTGACAAAGTCAAGAAAATGATGGGATCGTTCAAGAAACGCCCAGTGATGGACATTGATC ACCCTCAAGTGCTGAAAAAGAATCGCGCCCTATCAGAAGATTTTACAAAGCTCTACAAGGACCTGGTTAGGGAAGGATATTTCGAACCTTCTCATACTTACAATGCCGTGCGTATGGTAGAGCTGCTAGCGATGTGGTATGTTGGATACCTTCTGCTTCAATGGCCATACAAAGTTGCCAAATACGCTGGAATATTTATGATTGGTTTTTCGCAAGGACGCGTCGGTTGGGTGGGACACGAGTGTGGTCACTATTCTTTCTTAGGATTTCCAAAGTTTGATCGATATTTCCAAATGTTCTTGCACG GAACCATTGGAGGCGCTTCCGCAACTTGGTGGAGACGGGGACATAATCGGCACCACGCAATGCCACAACGGTTGAACCATGACATTGATCTGAGCACAGTTCCATTGTTGGCGTACAACAAAAAAGTTGTGAAAAACAATGCTGAAGGCAAGGGATTTCTCATTATGCATCAA ACATACTTCTTCCCGCTTGTCAGTCCTTTGTTAGGCGGAATATTTTGGAGATTTTACAAAGTACCTAAATTCCTCATCAAAAACAGGCTGTACACAGAAATATTGGCATTGATTGCACATTATGTCATTTACTTATATTTAGTTGGTTTCTGggttggatttttttcgtcCTGGATGGCTGCTTCCTACATATTCTTAAACTTTGCGTTGAGTCACACTTACTTGCCGGTTACGACACAGCCAATGCATTGGGTTGAATACGCTCTAGTGCATACTGCAGACGTTGAACAAACCCGTTGGTGTGACTATTGGATGGGGTTTCTGAACTATCAAATCGAACATCATCTATTTCCTGCAATGCCTCAGTTCCGACAGCCACTAATAATAGACAGGGTCAAGACGTTGGCAAAAAAACACAATCTTCCGTACATTTGTTATTCATATGCTGAAGCAATAAGGCAAACGTATTTAAATTTGCACAAAGTGTCGCAAGAATTGATCGATGCAGAGTGA
- the LOC119083326 gene encoding acyl-lipid (8-3)-desaturase-like isoform X1 gives MERKEIIFDGYFYDVTEFIKSHPGGSIILDYTKPGEDGTHAIQQFHHRSFDKVKKMMGSFKKRPVMDIDLHLDPQVLKKNRALSEDFTKLYKDLVREGYFEPSHTYNAVRMVELLAMWYVGYLLLQWPYKVAKYAGIFMIGFSQGRVGWVGHECGHYSFLGFPKFDRYFQMFLHGTIGGASATWWRRGHNRHHAMPQRLNHDIDLSTVPLLAYNKKVVKNNAEGKGFLIMHQTYFFPLVSPLLGGIFWRFYKVPKFLIKNRLYTEILALIAHYVIYLYLVGFWVGFFSSWMAASYIFLNFALSHTYLPVTTQPMHWVEYALVHTADVEQTRWCDYWMGFLNYQIEHHLFPAMPQFRQPLIIDRVKTLAKKHNLPYICYSYAEAIRQTYLNLHKVSQELIDAE, from the exons ATGGAGAGGAAGGAGATAATATTTGATGGCTATTTCTATGATGTTACCGAATTTATCAAAAGTCATCCAGGAGGAAGTATTATTTTAGATTATACAAAACCTGGCGAGGATGGTACCCATGCAATTCAACAATTCCATCATCGATCTTTTGACAAAGTCAAGAAAATGATGGGATCGTTCAAGAAACGCCCAGTGATGGACATTGATC ttcATTTAGACCCTCAAGTGCTGAAAAAGAATCGCGCCCTATCAGAAGATTTTACAAAGCTCTACAAGGACCTGGTTAGGGAAGGATATTTCGAACCTTCTCATACTTACAATGCCGTGCGTATGGTAGAGCTGCTAGCGATGTGGTATGTTGGATACCTTCTGCTTCAATGGCCATACAAAGTTGCCAAATACGCTGGAATATTTATGATTGGTTTTTCGCAAGGACGCGTCGGTTGGGTGGGACACGAGTGTGGTCACTATTCTTTCTTAGGATTTCCAAAGTTTGATCGATATTTCCAAATGTTCTTGCACG GAACCATTGGAGGCGCTTCCGCAACTTGGTGGAGACGGGGACATAATCGGCACCACGCAATGCCACAACGGTTGAACCATGACATTGATCTGAGCACAGTTCCATTGTTGGCGTACAACAAAAAAGTTGTGAAAAACAATGCTGAAGGCAAGGGATTTCTCATTATGCATCAA ACATACTTCTTCCCGCTTGTCAGTCCTTTGTTAGGCGGAATATTTTGGAGATTTTACAAAGTACCTAAATTCCTCATCAAAAACAGGCTGTACACAGAAATATTGGCATTGATTGCACATTATGTCATTTACTTATATTTAGTTGGTTTCTGggttggatttttttcgtcCTGGATGGCTGCTTCCTACATATTCTTAAACTTTGCGTTGAGTCACACTTACTTGCCGGTTACGACACAGCCAATGCATTGGGTTGAATACGCTCTAGTGCATACTGCAGACGTTGAACAAACCCGTTGGTGTGACTATTGGATGGGGTTTCTGAACTATCAAATCGAACATCATCTATTTCCTGCAATGCCTCAGTTCCGACAGCCACTAATAATAGACAGGGTCAAGACGTTGGCAAAAAAACACAATCTTCCGTACATTTGTTATTCATATGCTGAAGCAATAAGGCAAACGTATTTAAATTTGCACAAAGTGTCGCAAGAATTGATCGATGCAGAGTGA